In Antedon mediterranea chromosome 10, ecAntMedi1.1, whole genome shotgun sequence, one genomic interval encodes:
- the LOC140060038 gene encoding glutaredoxin-related protein 5, mitochondrial-like produces the protein MNSIYRISPLLRQTLPRLSAFRLFSANAGSKENIESLVKDNKVVVFMKGDQEQPMCGFSNAVVQILKMHNVNFASHNVLDDDDLRQGIKDYSEWPTIPQVYMDGEFLGGCDIMLQMHQNGELIEELQKIGIRSALIDKEADEKK, from the exons ATGAACTCAATTTATCGTATATCACCGCTTTTAAGACAAACTTTACCACGTTTGTCAGCATTTAGATTATTTTCTGCAAACGCAGGTTCTAAAGAAAACATAGAATCTTTAGTTAAAGACAATAAAGTCGTCGTTTTTATGAAGGGTGATCAAGAGCAGCCGATGTGTGGGTTCAGCAATGCTGTTGTACAGATCCTCAAAATGCACAATGTGAACTTTGCAAGTCATAATGTTTTGGATGATGACGATTTACGACAAG GTATCAAGGATTATTCCGAGTGGCCCACAATACCACAAGTTTACATGGACGGAGAATTTCTAGGAGGATGCGATATCATGCTACAGATGCATCAAAATGGCGAGTTAATAGAAGAACTGCAGAAGATTGGCATTCGCTCCGCATTAATAGATAAAGAAGCCGACGAGAAGAAATAA
- the LOC140060800 gene encoding uncharacterized protein produces MQEAVETLRTAVANGRTDIVRSLIHAASECEEKDEGAIKVLDVLNSNFVGEGTVLHQACKDGQADIVRTLLMFGSDPTIKDDQDRLAFDLVDTPNVRAAFNDAFFQAVGQNRYTLVCNLIDCGLSLDTVDTEGSGNTLLHWATSYSNLKMVKCLLDHGIAVNHVNKDGTVPLHDAVLRKEVDIIRELILFGANPQIRAKTGQFEGKSPLDVAGDNEILLNALKNGLLNGHIENEKIEESFNADYDLTKKRTAEKKDESKNKQTKAPAVAATAEVLISPEDTSIDALSESFSKPMFQQPDSTNDARLDKLWPQPQRLMEIEGNPVHLPENIKVQIIPSAKYGLPALADIWNTISISFEELGYHLILETTNHFTSTKPDIVCSLNRMLFGKDESYRLTINHNQIQMTASDSTGLWNCLCTLLQIIRLCKEGGIPSLQISDWPDVMYRGVMFDISCGRVPKLDFLLSLVDTLSLLKFNQLHLYMMIGQDSSMNIVTMYTPSELLDIDIYCQSRQVQLIPHIDMFNNSALTLKQCKLIQSIISCFPSTKFINFGPQITNLLFPTSNKEEDSDNLKTVSLCDKLKLIGVSDHHIVQYCANILHSSPQDIQAFPSGSIAMEYGYEADYDFSEFGKVVAESGNCFYTCPGTQAWNSIGGCPEVAVRNIYNATHCSRIYDCAVGLLVTDWAGVAHLNHELISLPAYVTAAGLAWNTYTSLESVHQNLPELINLHICHHERSVLGQVVVEIGRAETYLMRASRNQSMDSYKNLPSPEGSFFYQVINNPDGLELSHLTPDIMQKSQKHLRKCQNALHKVASTDPKQSELELQLTVELMMWACKISRSLLVAGTKPNEKQEGLSIINVGIANLSATAKTDSANKILLLIERYKQLWLEVNHPSGLTESLSVFQDILLKLVGPTKDSKPML; encoded by the exons ATGCAAGAAGCTGTAGAAACATTGCGTACAGCCGTGGCAAATGGAAGAACTGATATAGTTAGATCGCTGATTCATGCTGCGAGCGAAT gtGAAGAAAAAGATGAAGGTGCTATCAAAGTATTAGATGTTTTAAATTCAAACTTTGTTGGTGAAGGAACTGTACTACACCAAGCTTGCAAG GATGGACAAGCTGATATTGTTCGTACTCTCTTAATGTTTGGAAGCGACCCAACAATTAAAGATGACCAAGATAGACTGGCCTTTGACCTCGTTGATACACCCAATGTCAGAGCAGCATTCAATGATGCATTTTTTCAGGCCGTTGGACAAAATAG GTATACACTTGTTTGTAACCTAATAGACTGTGGACTGTCATTGGACACTGTAGACACAGAGGGTAGTGGCAACACACTTCTACACTGGGCAACATCATATAGTAATCTGAAAATGGTCAAGTGTTTACTAG acCATGGTATAGCTGTCAACCACGTGAACAAAGATGGTACTGTTCCCTTACATGATGCGGTGTTGCGTAAAGAGGTCGATATTATACGAGAGTTGATTCTGTTTGGTGCCAACCCTCAAATACGAGCCAAAACTGG TCAATTCGAAGGCAAGTCACCTTTAGATGTTGCAGGTGACAATGAGATTTTACTAAATGCCCTGAAAAATGGACTTCTGAATGGACACATTGAAAATGAAA aAATTGAAGAAAGTTTTAATGCAGATTATGACCTGACCAAGAAACGTACTGcagaaaaaaaagatgagaGCAAAAATAAGCAGACGAAAGCGCCTGCTGTAGCAGCAACAGCTGAGGTGTTGATTTCGCCAGAAGATACATCAATTGATGCA TTGTCGGAGTCATTTTCAAAGCCCATGTTTCAACAACCTGATTCAACTAATGACGCTCGACTAGACAAACTGTGGCCCCAACCACAACGTCTGATGGAGATTGAAGGCAACCCTGTACATTTACCAGAGAACATCAAAGTGCAAATAATACCTTCTGCAAAGTATG GTCTGCCAGCATTGGCTGACATATGGAATACCATAAGTATATCTTTTGAGGAGTTAGGCTATCACCTTATTTTAGAAACAACCAACCACTTTACAAGTACAAAACCTGACATCGTTTGTAGTCTCAATCGTATGCTCTTTGGAAAAGATGAGAGTTATCGACTTACAATCAATCATAATCAG ATTCAAATGACAGCCAGTGATTCTACAGGCCTGTGGAACTGTTTATGTACGTTGCTTCAGATTATTCGTTTATGTAAAGAGGGCGGCATTCCTTCTCTACAG aTTTCTGATTGGCCAGATGTCATGTACAGAGGTGTAATGTTTGACATTTCTTGTGGAAGAGTTCCTAAACTG gACTTTCTACTGTCATTAGTTGACACTTTGTCTTTGCTTAAATTTAATCAA TTACATTTATACATGATGATTGGTCAAGACTCCAGTATGAATATTGTGACAATGTATACACCAAG TGAATTGTTAGACATCGACATCTACTGCCAAAGTAGGCAAGTTCAGCTTATTCCTCATATAGACATGTTCAACAACAGCGCCCTCACCCTGAAGCAATGTAAACTAATCCAAAGTATTATCTCCTGTTTTCCTTCAACAaa GTTCATTAACTTTGGTCCACAGATTACAAACCTGTTATTTCCTACAAGCAATAAAGAGGAGGACAGTGACAACCTTAAAACTGTAAGCCTGTGTGACAAGCTTAAGCTGATAGGTGTTAGTGATCATCATATTGTACAATACTGTGCTAACATACTGCACTCTTCACCGCAAGACATTCAAGCCTTCCCTAGTGGAAGTATTGCAATGGAGTATGGCTACGAG gCTGATTATGATTTTAGTGAATTTGGAAAAGTGGTGGCAGAATCTGg GAACTGTTTTTATACATGCCCTGGCACACAAGCTTGGAATAG TATTGGAGGCTGTCCTGAGGTAGCTGTACGAAACATATACAATGCTACCCATTGTTCACGGATATACGACTGTGCAGTTGGTTTATTGGTCACCGATTGGGCAGGAGTCGCCCACCTGAATCATGAGTTGATTAGCTTACCTGCTTATGTGACTGCGGCTGGTTTAGCATGGAATACCTATACTAGTCTA GAATCCGTTCATCAGAACCTACCAGAATTAATCAATCTCCACATCTGCCATCATGAGCGGTCAGTACTTGGTCAGGTGGTAGTTGAGATTGGTCGGGCAGAAACCTACTTGATGCGAGCCTCAAGGAACCAGTCGATGGACAGTTACAAGAATCTGCCATCTCCAGAAGGATCATTCTTTTATCAGGTCATCAATAATCCAGATGGTCTAGAGTTAAGCCATTTGACTCCTGACATTATGCAG aaatcCCAGAAACACCTGCGCAAGTGTCAAAATGCTTTGCATAAAGTAGCATCTACTGACCCTAAGCAGTCTGAGCTTGAACTGCAACTTACGGTGGAGCTCATGATGTGGGCTTGCAA AATTTCTAGATCACTATTAGTAGCTGGTACAAAACCAAATGAAAAACAAGAGGGGCTGAGCATCATCAATGTAGGCATAGCAAACCTGTCTGCAACTGCTAAAACTGATTCTGCAAATAA AATATTGCTGCTGATTGAACGCTATAAACAGCTCTGGTTGGAAGTTAACCACCCATCCGGACTGACCGAGTCGCTCTCTGTCTTTCAAgatattcttttaaaattagTAGGACCAACCAAAGATTCAAAACCCATGCTTTGA
- the LOC140060030 gene encoding dynein regulatory complex subunit 7-like produces MEEEQAAQLGLTTTTDEPDTMENGGGDAEEIPAEALAGVEEMREELDKIHIDVPPKIDTPIINMDRFPITYKENIAKERLILQYAENFRRQFVHLYRDRKPLLLNPSNECKVEKFVCTTIQPTLLPFQELYNYDGCAEFVADYITFEPLDSPIELPRTVRSPTTILETQQGNSFEMSTILCSFLLGAGYDAYVVCGYANRETTLCDEIREICPLLKKKDEVKEEEKKKVLKKYTVKPPKDLQSKFIRKQEMRRTKEIENELEKKRLEEEQKQEELEKAPADDLHGLRIHSWVLVLAGKREVPENFFIEPFTGNYYLTHDERFHGIESLWNNTNYYVNMQDCSNGCKDLIFDLGDCVRWEYMFPGNEKPILEIADEDELEAFDDEEDEEKEEEKHLDMPPSWVSPINLTLKQFQSRCPKGKKTILYKRSKLEKFARYLMDDGLITRLSIYHDREMKELIQVKEWYAHRADKLDMRFHNHRSGQITEYYKEGRQQNLKEHLYKAMTPGPETERTMIFYHHSRVDGLVKREETAMAMTEYFTNRQDFLHYRNIQFGKRPKKLEPANAAPSHNPRPILKITNKFHRNPKKSANEDIAELVFQIKDDRIQLMFHHQSSNITASTREFIKPPNANDKGSILSFAPDLTQTFQVNPHQKNAKNLEVYTMLVDMVSLEDKTVLAVRESEEEVREILENRLNEEARSDLVISVYDTERNEKAKQHRLDREKLLLEEKKRREEMELDYLAPFLAQKGDPERLNKDQAMELKLDCLADLKHRLIDKANLIQARFEKETAELQKKQQWYQQNQVNMLKEDEEEYLEYCSEAMFRIHILELRLNRHKELAPIKYNSLVQRLQTDARLAEFF; encoded by the exons ATGGAGGAAGAGCAAGCAGCACAGCTAGGCCTGACCACAACAACAGACGAACCTGACACAATGGAAAATGGAGGCGGAGACGCAGAAGAAATCCCCGCCGAAGCTCTGGCAGGTGTTGAAGAAATGAGAGAAGAGCTTGATAAAATACATATAGATGTCCCTCCAAAAATTGACAC acCAATCATCAATATGGATAGATTCCCAATAACATACAAAGAAAATATTGCAAAAGAAAGGTTGATTTTACAATATGCCGAGAACTTTCGTCGTCAGTTTGTACATCTTTATCGGGACAGGAAGCCATTGCTCTTAAACCCTTCGAATGAATGCAAAGTTGAGAAGTTCGTGTGTACGACAATCCAACCAACATTACTACCATTTCAAGAACTATATAATTATGATGGCTGTGCCGAATTTGTTGCAGATTACATCACATTTGAACCATTGGACTCGCCGATAGAATTG CCTAGGACTGTACGTTCACCAACCACCATACTTGAGACACAGCAGGGAAATAGCTTTGAAATGAGTACAATACTGTGTTCGTTTCTTCTGGGAGCAGGCTACGATGCATATGTTGTGTGTGGCTATGCTAACCGTGAGACAACACTGTGTGATGAAATCAGAGAAATTTGCCCGCTGCTAAAAAAGAAGGATGAG gttaaagaAGAAGAGAAAAAGAAGGTGTTGAAGAAGTACACCGTTAAACCTCCCAAGGATCTTCAAAGTAAATTTATTCGTAAGCAAGAAATGAGGCGGACGAAAGAAATCGAAAACGAACTTGAAAAGAAACGACTTGAAGAAGAACAAAAACAGGAG GAACTAGAGAAAGCACCAGCAGATGATTTACATGGTCTTAGAATACACAGTTGGGTGCTGGTGTTGGCAGGAAAACGTGAAGTACCAGAAAACTTCTTTATTGAACCGTTTACTGGCAATTACTACCTCACACATGATGAAAGGTTCCACGGCATTGAATCCTTGTGGAACAACACCAACTACTATGTCAACATGCAAGATTGCTCTAATGGATGCAAG GACTTGATTTTTGATCTTGGTGATTGCGTCAGGTGGGAGTACATGTTTCCGGGCAACGAGAAACCAATTTTAGAGATTGCTGATGAGGATGAGCTTGAAGCATTTGACGACGAAGAG gATGAAGAGAAAGAGGAAGAAAAGCATCTTGATATGCCGCCCTCGTGGGTCAGCCCTATTAACTTGACGTTGAAGCAGTTCCAGTCAAGATGTCCGAAAGGAAAGAAGACAATTCTTTACAAAAGATCCAAACTTGAGAAGTTTGCCCGCTACTTAATGGATGACGGTCTTATAACGAGACTAAGCATATATCACGACAGAGAAA tGAAAGAATTAATTCAAGTGAAGGAATGGTACGCACACAGAGCCGATAAACTGGACATGAGGTTCCACAATCACAGATCTGGACAGATTACAGAATACTACAAAGAAGGAAGACAGCAGAACCTCAAAG AGCATCTTTACAAGGCAATGACACCAGGTCCAGAAACTGAAAGAACTATGATTTTCTATCACCATTCTCGTGTCGACGGACTTGTAAAGCGGGAAGAAACGGCAATGGCGATGACAGAGTACTTCACCAATAGACAAGATTTTCTTCATTACAGGAATATTCAATTTGGGAAGAGACCAAAGAAGCTAGAACCAGCTAATGCAGCCCCTAGTCACAATCCACGGCCAATATTG AAAATCACCAACAAATTTCACCGAAACCCAAAAAAATCAGCCAATGAAGACATTGCAGAGTTGGTTTTCCAAATCAAAGATGATCGAATACAGCTGATGTTCCACCACCAGAGTAGCAACATTACCGCATCCACGAGGGAGTTTATCAAACCCCCTAACGCAAATGATAAAGGATCTATTCTGTCATTCGCACCTGACCTCACTCAGACATTCCAAGTGAACCCACATCAAAAAAATGCTAAAAATTTAGAGGTGTATACCATGCTGGTTGATATGGTCAGCCTGGAAGATAAGACAGTGTTAGCAGTACGAGAGTCAGAAGAAgag gttcGAGAAATTCTTGAAAATCGTCTGAATGAGGAGGCCAGGTCGGATTTGGTTATATCTGTGTATGACACCGAACGAAATGAGAAAGCTAAACAGCACAGGCTTGACCGA GAAAAATTACTTCTTGAAGAGAAAAAGCGACGAGAGGAGATGGAACTTGACTATCTGGCACCGTTCTTAGCCCAAAAGGGAGACCCAGAACGGCTTAACAAAGACCAAGCAATGGAGCTGaagttagattgccttgctgaCTTGAAACACAGACTGATAGATAAGGCTAATCTTATTCAGGCTAGATTTGAAAAG GAAACTGCTGAATTACAAAAGAAACAGCAGTGGTACCAACAGAACCAGGTAAACATGTTAAAGGAAGACGAAGAGGAATATCTTGAATACTGCAGCGAGGCCATGTTTAGGATACATATACTGGAGCTAAGGCTAAACAG ACATAAAGAATTGGCTCCGATTAAATATAACTCATTGGTTCAAAGATTACAAACAGATGCTCGTCTTGCGGAATTCTTCTGA